From Plasmodium chabaudi chabaudi strain AS genome assembly, chromosome: 12, the proteins below share one genomic window:
- a CDS encoding conserved protein, unknown function (term=annotation;date=20180503;qualifier=removed_product=conserved Plasmodium protein, unknown function;qualifier=added_product=conserved protein, unknown function;curatorName=ucb@sanger.ac.uk;~;query 75-103; ~;query 164-171; ~;query 52-74; ~;query 104-126; ~;query 141-163; ~;query 1-51; ~;query 127-140; ~tmhmm; query 1-172), whose protein sequence is MDIHDDNIDTCQSEMAYTSDADSVELRKKDSKKYVSYECGHILFSSSFQLLMPILFSLYCKLYLMTLIDVFLFITSVVHWRKPELGIRRDSDMFMVLINTIAKGLFAFTTNSLCVFIYACGFISTITLYWIGQRLSYNEYSTLFHLSMHSIGIFATLNLYYFSKEFSIDII, encoded by the coding sequence ATGGATATTcatgatgataatatagACACATGCCAATCAGAAATGGCATATACTAGTGATGCAGATTCCGTTgaattaagaaaaaaagattCCAAGAAATATGTTAGTTACGAATGTGGgcatattcttttttcttcatcctttcaattattaatgccaattttattttctttatattgtAAATTGTATTTGATGACTTTAATCGacgtatttttatttattacatcTGTTGTACATTGGAGGAAACCAGAATTAGGAATAAGAAGAGACAGTGATATGTTTATGGTGCTCATTAATACTATAGCGAAGGGTCTTTTTGCTTTTACTACAAATTCTTTGtgtgtatttatttatgcatgTGGCTTTATATCTACAATAACACTGTACTGGATTGGACAAAGATTAAGCTATAATGAATACAGTACTTTATTCCACCTTTCAATGCATAGTATCGGAATTTTTGCAACATTAAacctttattatttttctaaagAATTTAGTATTGATATAATATAG
- a CDS encoding regulator of chromosome condensation, putative (term=annotation;date=20110630;qualifier=removed_product=regulator of chromosome condensation protein, putative;qualifier=added_product=regulator of chromosome condensation, putative;curatorName=ucb@sanger.ac.uk;~term=annotation;date=20180425;qualifier=added_GO:0005634;qualifier=added_GO:0003682;qualifier=added_GO:0005087;qualifier=added_GO:0007059;curatorName=ucb@sanger.ac.uk;~pfam_scan;Pfam:PF00415.14; E()=1.7E-12;score=47.6;query 58-112;description=RCC1;~iprscan;InterPro:IPR009091 : Regulator of chromosome condensation/beta-lactamase-inhibitor protein II;Superfamily:SSF50985; score=2.7E-64;query 6-412;description=Regulator of chromosome condensation 1/beta-lactamase-inhibitor protein II;~iprscan;InterPro:IPR000408 : Regulator of chromosome condensation, RCC1;PRINTS:PR00633; score=2.1E-15;query 7-23;description=Regulator of chromosome condensation, RCC1;~iprscan;InterPro:IPR000408 : Regulator of chromosome condensation, RCC1;Prosite:PS00625; score=1.0;query 65-76;description=Regulator of chromosome condensation, RCC1;~iprscan;InterPro:IPR000408 : Regulator of chromosome condensation, RCC1;Prosite:PS50012; score=12.695;query 59-115;description=Regulator of chromosome condensation, RCC1;~iprscan;InterPro:IPR000408 : Regulator of chromosome condensation, RCC1;PRINTS:PR00633; score=2.1E-15;query 373-394;description=Regulator of chromosome condensation, RCC1;~iprscan;InterPro:IPR000408 : Regulator of chromosome condensation, RCC1;PRINTS:PR00633; score=2.1E-15;query 61-77;description=Regulator of chromosome condensation, RCC1;~iprscan;InterPro:IPR000408 : Regulator of chromosome condensation, RCC1;Prosite:PS50012; score=11.047;query 6-58;description=Regulator of chromosome condensation, RCC1;~iprscan;InterPro:IPR000408 : Regulator of chromosome condensation, RCC1;Prosite:PS50012; score=10.283;query 326-377;description=Regulator of chromosome condensation, RCC1;~iprscan;InterPro:IPR000408 : Regulator of chromosome condensation, RCC1;PRINTS:PR00633; score=2.1E-15;query 116-132;description=Regulator of chromosome condensation, RCC1;~iprscan;InterPro:IPR000408 : Regulator of chromosome condensation, RCC1;PRINTS:PR00633; score=2.1E-15;query 42-55;description=Regulator of chromosome condensation, RCC1;~iprscan;InterPro:IPR000408 : Regulator of chromosome condensation, RCC1;Pfam:PF00415; score=1.6E-12;query 58-112;description=Regulator of chromosome condensation, RCC1;~iprscan;InterPro:IPR000408 : Regulator of chromosome condensation, RCC1;Prosite:PS00626; score=1.0;query 102-112;description=Regulator of chromosome condensation, RCC1), which translates to MKNVKNTLFIFGSGECGQLPPEYCDEYIQTNPTAVRNLPDNIDEVVCGSMHTIIKTKDDKIYSFGCNDMGVLGRKTFSNSTKDPEHSPTLINFSFPSKIKKITCGDNHTAVLLYNGQVYIAGGFRDSSGGLGVPSFLNDDEVLPKTYEFIEIKFKLPEYEKESDEENDTSDDEGMATILDEETNENNCKIINIVSGEDHLICLEKSRNFIFTMGNSDSCQVCNPYYSQEDAEKNRIRYLFPNCYHYKDFGFSNKFKNIYCGGNNTFIQLSKSLDVYGIGRNAYGSCGVNLKDNIIKKFEKINELSNQKIKQLCGGQSFTVCLLTNNDLYIWGNRDILGMEYDDDSYNPIELPFFKNNNYTVKNLFCGTDHCLVLTDDDKLFGWGTGGNDFDEDTSIAVIEQNNPSEINFVKYFNKEILKNNMNSSDILINQIKIASFSGGSSHCALISSHTFSEKVSLKRGYDESYNEDVYMKKQKMENIMNGDDNKININDAEPAKKRGFFASFYFSPTKSNNKDSKLSKDELQNNKNDTTADEDAIKKRRSTKNRSYLNVENPTRRQPRRSCKENISLKENANRQFYQIVDESVSKKKRKTDSNTKNNQSTQKQAFDEKKESKLFATKSNKRKSMTHPSSK; encoded by the coding sequence atgaaaaatgtaaagaatacattattcatttttggaTCGGGGGAATGTGGTCAACTACCTCCCGAATACTGTgatgaatatatacaaacaaATCCAACAGCGGTTCGTAATTTACCAGATAATATAGATGAAGTAGTTTGTGGATCTATGCACAcgattataaaaacaaaggatgataaaatttattcatttggATGTAATGATATGGGTGTATTAGGAAGGAAAACTTTTAGTAATAGTACAAAAGATCCTGAACATTCACCtacattaataaatttttcttttccttcaaaaataaaaaaaataacgtGTGGTGATAATCATACAGCTGTTTTGTTATATAATGGTCAAGTATATATTGCTGGTGGATTTAGGGATTCATCTGGAGGTTTAGGAGTTCCATCATTTTTGAATGATGATGAGGTTTTGCCAAAAACATATGAATTTATTGAaatcaaatttaaattaccagaatatgaaaaagagagtgatgaagaaaatgatactAGTGATGATGAAGGTATGGCCACAATATTAGATGAagaaacaaatgaaaataattgtaaaataataaatattgtttcGGGAGAAGatcatttaatttgtttagaaaaaagtagaaattttattttcacaatGGGAAATAGTGATTCGTGTCAAGTTTGTAATCCATATTATTCACAAGAAGATGcagaaaaaaatcgaattcgatatttatttcctaATTGTTATCATTATAAAGATTTTggattttcaaataaatttaaaaatatatattgtggaggtaataatacatttattcAATTATCAAAATCATTAGATGTTTATGGTATTGGTAGAAATGCTTATGGATCTTGTGGTgttaatttaaaagataatataattaaaaaatttgaaaaaataaatgaattatcAAATCAAAAGATAAAACAATTATGTGGCGGACAAAGTTTTACAGTATGCttattaacaaataatgatttatatatatggggAAATAGAGATATATTAGGAATGGAATATGATGATGATTCATATAATCCAATTGAGttaccattttttaaaaataataattatactgttaaaaatttattttgtggTACAGATCATTGTTTAGTTTTAACTGACgatgataaattatttggtTGGGGAACTGGTGGAAATGATTTTGATGAGGATACTTCTATTGCTGTTatagaacaaaataatccatctgaaattaattttgtcaaatattttaataaagaaattttaaaaaataatatgaacagttcagatattttaataaatcaaataaaaattgcatCTTTTTCTGGTGGTTCATCACATTGTGCTTTAATATCTTCTCATACATTTTCTGAAAAAGTCTCATTGAAAAGAGGCTATGATGAATCCTATAATGAAGAtgtttatatgaaaaaacaaaaaatggaaaacaTTATGAACggtgatgataataaaataaatattaatgatgCTGAGCCTGCCAAAAAAAGAGGTTTTTTCGCATCATTCTATTTTAGTCCAacaaaatcaaataataaagattctaaattatcaaaggatgaattacaaaataataaaaatgatactACAGCAGATGAGGATGCaatcaaaaaaagaagaagcACTAAAAATCGATCTTATCTAAATGTAGAAAATCCAACAAGAAGGCAACCAAGACGATCttgtaaagaaaatatatctttaaaagaaaatgcaaataggcaattttatcaaattgtTGATGAATctgtttcaaaaaaaaaacgaaaaacaGATTCTAATAcgaaaaataatcaaagtACACAAAAACAAGcatttgatgaaaaaaaagaatctAAATTATTCGCTACAAAAAGTAATAAACGAAAATCAATGACACATCCTTCTAGCAAGTAA
- a CDS encoding histone deacetylase complex subunit SAP18, putative (term=annotation;date=20150727;qualifier=removed_product=sin3 associated polypeptide p18-like protein;qualifier=added_product=histone deacetylase complex subunit sap18, putative;qualifier=added_gene_name=sap18;qualifier=added_literature=pmid:15256513;curatorName=ucb@sanger.ac.uk;~pfam_scan;Pfam:PF06487.8; E()=2.7E-19;score=69.5;query 542-658;description=SAP18;~iprscan;InterPro:IPR010516 : Sin3 associated polypeptide p18;Pfam:PF06487; score=3.6E-17;query 542-658;description=Sin3 associated polypeptide p18), whose translation MDSSITKSASLSDSPFSESNKNLNYQSKSKKTKKKKKNIDYVSDSKSYTNKSQVSKEDEENDDESKSVNNTNPKGKAVRSSSQHYSDGDTKKVQSDLHDSSLSISSFSVSSSKYEEKKKSNKKTKQEKNTTNNKKKNKNKGKKKKYKNSYSRSRSKSYIDSFSSDVSDLKRKGSNKKRKKVSSVSSDSYMRYDKYDGKKKKSKKSDKKKKKKKNDYDKLSSISLSSFYSDMSSYSDKYEATSKGKSKKKDKNKKSDKNTKIEKREKATDKDKYYGTRKRYSDSYTTSIESLRSVSFEKKKKKSEKKYDKKKYNRGAYNSDDDIHNEGRGYRDRYFRNKDIYDDKKYEKKRKYGERDKYERKYKNDNKNLINKYGKRKYSASRSLSYSNRYSLESKNYKGKRRSFSSDILDRSDISPYYSRRGGIKKIRKKKNINNMNIITSSHSFSDNSINYRFKRDVSQEIFWKKNRNVYRYNDNISIKYEGKKKNYERVHNYNNTSFEMLGVQLRRNKNYNDNEDKIFGMTKYDSNNNISNRTNNIMGIINREKTCPFLLRLFYKTNVEYISIDDIDLNKSGVNNNELQIYAWIDITMREIVTLVKDFYKEGRKRNAQWIFNGYSCEKQKINFLSKVHSIKHNYKEDNKTLLSLNYEIGDIILLSIMFDT comes from the coding sequence atgGATTCCAGTATTACAAAAAGTGCTAGTCTTAGTGATTCGCCCTTTTCCgaaagtaataaaaatttaaattatcaaagtaaatcaaaaaaaacgaaaaaaaaaaaaaaaaacattgaCTATGTAAGTGATAGTAAAAGTTATACAAACAAAAGTCAAGTATCAAAGGaggatgaagaaaatgatgatgaaaGTAAGAGCGTGAATAACACAAACCCTAAAGGGAAAGCAGTTCGAAGTTCATCCCAACATTACAGTGATGGGGATACTAAAAAAGTTCAGTCCGACTTACATGATAGTTCTCTCTctatttcatcatttagTGTAAGTAGCAGCAAATAtgaagaaaagaaaaaaagtaacaaaaaaacgaaaCAGGAGAAAAATACAaccaataataaaaaaaaaaataaaaataagggaaagaaaaaaaaatacaaaaatagtTATAGCAGAAGTCGTAGTAAAAGCTACATAGATAGCTTTAGTAGTGATGTATCAGATTTGAAACGGAAAGGAAGTAacaaaaaacgaaaaaaagtATCATCGGTTAGTAGCGATAGTTATATGCGttatgataaatatgatggtaaaaaaaaaaaaagcaagaaaagtgataaaaaaaaaaaaaaaaaaaaaaatgattatgaCAAATTAAGTAGCATTAGCTTGTCAAGCTTTTATAGTGATATGTCAAGTTATAGTGATAAATATGAAGCAACTTCAAAAGGTAAGTCAAAGAAAaaggataaaaataagaaatcTGATAAAAACACTAAAATTGAAAAGCGTGAAAAAGCAACAGATAAAGACAAATATTATGGCACACGAAAGAGATATAGTGATTCGTATACAACCAGTATAGAATCCCTTAGATCGGTTAgctttgaaaaaaaaaaaaaaaaatcagaaaaaaaatatgataaaaaaaaatataatagagGTGCATATAATTCAGACGATGATATACATAATGAAGGTAGAGGTTATCGTGATCGATATTTTcgaaataaagatatatatgatgataAGAAGTATGagaagaaaagaaaatatggGGAAAGagataaatatgaaagaaaatataaaaatgataataaaaatttaataaacaaatatggaaaaagaaaatatagtGCAAGTAGATCCTTATCATATAGCAATAGATACTCTTTAGAGtctaaaaattataaaggaAAAAGACGATCATTTAGTAGTGATATATTAGATAGATCTGATATTTCACCATATTATAGTAGACGAGGtggtataaaaaaaattcgaaaaaaaaaaaatataaataatatgaatataattacaTCAAGTCACAGTTTTAGTGATAACAGTATAAATTATAGATTTAAAAGAGATGTTTCACaagaaatattttggaaaaaaaatagaaatgtGTATagatataatgataatatatcaataaaatatgaaggtaaaaaaaaaaattatgaacgtgttcataattataataatacaagcTTTGAAATGTTAGGTGTGCAACTTCGTCGTAATAAAAACTATAACGACAAtgaagataaaatatttggaaTGACTAAATatgatagtaataataatatttctaatagaactaataatattatgggAATAATAAATCGTGAAAAAACATGTCCATTTCTTTTAcgattattttataaaacaaatgttGAATATATTAGTATTGACGATATTGACCTGAACAAGTCAGGCGTAAATAATAACGAATtgcaaatatatgcatggaTAGATATAACAATGCGAGAAATTGTTACTCTTGTTAAAgatttttataaagaaggaagaaaaagaaatgcCCAATGGATTTTTAATGGATATTCTTgtgaaaaacaaaaaattaattttctttCGAAAGTTCATAGTATTaaacataattataagGAAGACAATAAAACATTACTTTCTCTTAATTATGAAATAGgagatattatattattatcaattaTGTTTGACACATAA